From a region of the Streptomyces venezuelae genome:
- a CDS encoding cytochrome c-type biogenesis protein CcmH, translating into MEWWLWLIAVLVILVVIGISAVVTQARRRRGGPVVEQHPPPPEGGGER; encoded by the coding sequence GTGGAGTGGTGGCTTTGGCTGATCGCGGTGCTCGTCATCCTGGTGGTGATCGGCATCTCGGCGGTGGTGACGCAGGCGCGCCGCCGACGCGGAGGTCCGGTGGTCGAACAGCACCCCCCGCCCCCCGAAGGCGGGGGTGAGCGGTGA
- a CDS encoding PRC-barrel domain-containing protein gives MAFLTRVGDVVGRPVVTLGGDVIAQIKDVVLDPGDGRVTMFTLSGRGLLSGPLREVLHWEGVHALGMDAVMVAARSAVAGPDESRSVGAPDAGVSGARVLTAEGEDMGRVADVVLDVEQDAARMVGYEVRLGDHGAGEATVLLPVPLPAAASGENVVVPEASFRFAVADLAGFREAAAGLEQALKEAR, from the coding sequence ATGGCGTTTCTGACACGGGTGGGGGATGTCGTGGGGCGTCCCGTGGTGACTTTGGGCGGGGATGTGATCGCCCAGATCAAGGACGTGGTGCTGGACCCCGGTGACGGACGGGTAACGATGTTTACGCTGAGTGGCCGGGGGTTGCTGTCCGGGCCATTGCGCGAGGTTCTTCACTGGGAGGGCGTCCATGCCCTGGGCATGGACGCCGTCATGGTCGCTGCCCGTTCGGCCGTGGCCGGCCCGGACGAGTCCAGGTCGGTCGGGGCCCCGGATGCCGGTGTGAGCGGTGCCCGGGTCCTCACGGCGGAGGGGGAGGACATGGGGCGGGTCGCCGATGTCGTCCTCGATGTAGAGCAGGACGCGGCCCGGATGGTGGGGTACGAGGTCCGCCTCGGCGACCACGGTGCCGGGGAGGCGACGGTGCTGTTGCCCGTTCCTCTGCCGGCGGCTGCCTCGGGCGAGAACGTGGTGGTGCCCGAGGCGTCGTTCAGGTTCGCCGTCGCCGATCTGGCGGGCTTCCGCGAGGCGGCCGCCGGCTTGGAGCAGGCGCTGAAGGAGGCACGGTGA